A portion of the Pedobacter cryoconitis genome contains these proteins:
- a CDS encoding tetratricopeptide repeat protein, translating into MSTTEKEVNHNVRKGSFLEENSKSLLFIAAAVIVLVIIYFWYQNVYLKDRAEEASAKMYKAEQYVGVDSLANKAITGDAGYPGFEKIAEEYNNTKSANLANLYLGGIYLRKGEYKKATEVLGKYSETGSPVADPLALGMLGDAYSELKDYSQAITYYKKAADKSSNKFTSPLFLKKLGLVYESQKDYKNAEDAYNKIKNEFPASQEATMIDEYIARVTAAQGK; encoded by the coding sequence ATGTCCACAACAGAAAAAGAAGTAAATCATAACGTTAGAAAAGGTTCATTCTTAGAGGAAAACTCTAAAAGCCTTTTATTCATTGCCGCAGCGGTAATCGTATTAGTGATCATATACTTTTGGTATCAGAATGTATATTTAAAGGACAGAGCTGAAGAGGCTTCTGCAAAAATGTACAAAGCAGAACAATATGTTGGGGTAGATTCTCTGGCCAATAAAGCGATCACCGGAGATGCAGGTTATCCTGGATTTGAAAAAATCGCTGAAGAATATAACAATACTAAATCAGCGAACTTAGCAAATCTTTACCTTGGTGGGATTTATTTACGTAAGGGGGAATACAAAAAAGCAACTGAAGTTCTAGGCAAATATTCAGAAACAGGAAGTCCTGTTGCGGATCCACTGGCATTAGGAATGTTAGGTGATGCTTACAGTGAGCTGAAAGATTACAGCCAGGCAATCACTTATTACAAGAAAGCAGCTGACAAATCAAGTAACAAGTTTACTTCTCCATTGTTCCTTAAAAAACTAGGATTAGTTTACGAATCACAAAAAGACTATAAAAATGCAGAAGACGCCTACAACAAAATCAAAAATGAGTTCCCTGCAAGTCAGGAAGCTACCATGATTGATGAGTACATTGCGCGTGTTACTGCTGCACAAGGAAAATAA
- a CDS encoding DUF721 domain-containing protein: MRKPNDMTLKDAISKMLSVYRLKGKFDETGVVAMWPEIMGTAIGNRTTQIYIAHKKLFVRIESSVIKNELLMVRTGIIQKLNERAGSEVINEIVFL; the protein is encoded by the coding sequence ATGCGTAAACCTAATGATATGACCTTGAAAGATGCCATTTCAAAAATGCTGTCTGTCTATAGGTTAAAGGGGAAGTTCGATGAAACAGGCGTAGTGGCCATGTGGCCCGAAATTATGGGAACTGCAATTGGGAACCGGACTACACAAATTTATATTGCGCATAAGAAGTTATTTGTCCGGATAGAATCTTCAGTTATTAAAAATGAGCTCTTAATGGTTAGAACCGGCATCATCCAGAAACTGAATGAACGTGCCGGTTCAGAGGTCATCAATGAAATTGTATTCTTATAG
- a CDS encoding DHH family phosphoesterase, producing the protein MLSLSQLKTLLATPQKIVITTHHKPDGDAMGSSLGLYAYLIQKGHHVTVITPTDYPYFLHWLPNNSDVMIYTEAKEEAEQLVADAALVFCLDFNTLSRINELGEVIRNSSAYKIMIDHHLDPEDFDDYRHWSINACAAAQLVYDFIVNELNDGEMMNKDIATCLYTGIMTDSGSFRFPSATSTVYRIGADLIDAGAEHWRIHQLVYDNATENRLRFLGNCLTNKLEIIREFNTAIISVTAEELKRFSIVTGDTEGIVNYALSINGIKLAAFIIERTDKVKLSLRSTGDFPANEICKKFFNGGGHRNAAGGYSDLNLEDTIAHFKSILPEYKTQLLQ; encoded by the coding sequence ATGCTATCCCTTTCCCAACTCAAAACATTGCTGGCAACGCCGCAGAAAATTGTAATTACTACACACCATAAACCTGATGGCGATGCTATGGGCTCTTCTTTGGGCTTATATGCATATTTGATCCAGAAAGGACATCATGTAACCGTAATTACCCCAACAGATTATCCGTATTTCTTACACTGGTTACCCAATAACTCTGATGTAATGATTTATACAGAAGCCAAAGAAGAAGCGGAGCAATTAGTTGCTGATGCTGCATTGGTCTTCTGTCTGGACTTCAATACCCTGAGCCGTATCAACGAGCTGGGAGAAGTAATCAGGAATTCATCTGCCTATAAAATCATGATTGATCATCACCTTGATCCCGAAGATTTTGACGATTACAGACACTGGAGTATCAATGCTTGTGCAGCGGCCCAATTGGTTTATGACTTTATTGTCAATGAACTGAACGATGGTGAAATGATGAACAAAGACATTGCTACCTGTTTATATACTGGTATTATGACCGATTCAGGCTCATTCCGTTTCCCTTCTGCAACTTCTACAGTTTACCGTATTGGTGCTGATCTGATTGATGCAGGTGCAGAGCACTGGCGTATCCATCAATTAGTGTATGACAATGCTACAGAAAACCGTTTGCGTTTTCTGGGGAACTGTCTGACCAATAAACTGGAAATCATCAGAGAATTTAATACTGCTATTATTTCAGTTACTGCCGAAGAACTTAAGCGTTTCAGCATCGTTACTGGTGATACAGAAGGTATTGTAAACTATGCACTATCTATCAATGGAATCAAATTAGCTGCCTTCATCATTGAAAGAACGGATAAAGTTAAATTATCTTTGCGCTCAACAGGTGATTTTCCTGCGAATGAGATTTGTAAGAAGTTTTTCAACGGTGGCGGGCATAGAAATGCAGCAGGCGGGTATTCTGATTTGAACCTGGAAGACACCATTGCACACTTTAAATCTATTTTACCAGAGTATAAAACACAATTATTGCAGTAA
- a CDS encoding TatD family hydrolase — MFLTDTHTHLYYETEEEKQALLFQRCFENNIDRLFLPNVDISSIAKIDDLVRKYPDNCFAMAGLHPCEVKEGYKEVLKEIHQSIAGRKIYAIGEIGIDLYWDKTTLGIQQDAFYEQIKWAKALKLPIVIHCREAFDEVFEVLEAEKGEDLRGILHCFTGNLEQAQRTIELGFYLGIGGVVTYKKAGLDEVLSHIDLEHLVLETDSPYLAPVPYRGKPNESSYLVYIAQKVADIYHIPVEKVAEVTTANSIKIFNV, encoded by the coding sequence ATGTTTTTAACCGATACGCATACACATTTGTATTACGAAACGGAGGAAGAAAAACAGGCGCTGCTTTTTCAGCGCTGTTTCGAAAATAATATAGACCGTTTATTCCTTCCTAATGTTGATATCTCTTCCATCGCAAAGATCGATGACCTGGTGCGGAAGTATCCTGATAACTGTTTTGCAATGGCAGGGCTGCATCCTTGCGAAGTCAAAGAAGGATACAAGGAAGTATTGAAAGAAATTCATCAAAGTATAGCAGGCAGAAAGATTTACGCGATTGGCGAGATCGGTATTGACCTTTACTGGGATAAAACTACCTTAGGTATACAGCAAGATGCTTTCTATGAACAAATCAAATGGGCTAAGGCATTAAAGCTTCCGATTGTGATTCATTGCCGGGAAGCTTTCGATGAAGTCTTTGAAGTACTGGAAGCAGAAAAAGGAGAGGATCTGAGAGGGATTCTTCATTGTTTTACTGGTAACCTGGAACAAGCACAAAGAACAATTGAATTAGGTTTCTATTTAGGGATAGGTGGTGTGGTTACCTATAAAAAGGCTGGTCTGGACGAAGTGCTTTCGCATATTGACCTGGAACACCTGGTACTGGAAACCGATTCGCCATACCTTGCACCGGTACCTTACAGAGGCAAACCGAATGAAAGCAGTTACCTGGTGTACATTGCACAGAAAGTTGCTGACATTTATCATATCCCTGTGGAAAAAGTAGCAGAAGTAACTACAGCTAATTCTATCAAAATATTTAACGTCTAG
- the ytxJ gene encoding bacillithiol system redox-active protein YtxJ, which translates to MEWKNITDPEQISGIKTQEGYSLIFKHSTRCSVSMMAKKRFELDWDIIPEGTKLYFLDLISHRAISAQIAETFQVHHESPQILLIKDGDCVLDASHSDISADEVAELINN; encoded by the coding sequence ATGGAGTGGAAGAACATAACTGATCCAGAACAGATCAGTGGGATAAAAACGCAGGAAGGCTATAGTTTAATTTTTAAACACAGCACCCGTTGTTCAGTGAGTATGATGGCAAAAAAACGTTTTGAACTGGACTGGGACATTATCCCTGAAGGGACAAAGCTATATTTTCTTGACCTGATCAGCCATCGTGCAATTTCTGCACAGATAGCTGAAACATTTCAAGTTCACCATGAGTCTCCTCAGATCTTATTGATTAAGGATGGCGATTGTGTACTGGATGCCTCTCATAGTGATATCTCGGCCGATGAAGTAGCCGAACTGATTAATAATTAA
- the ribH gene encoding 6,7-dimethyl-8-ribityllumazine synthase, with protein sequence MASQLKNLSDFSHTTVPDGAAYKIAIAVAEWNAEVTGSLYKGALETLLKHGVKEENIISLAVPGSFELTGAAEILLKKHADLDAVICLGCVIQGETRHFDFICDAIGNGITQVGIKYSKPVIFGVLTTNDLQQALDRSGGKHGNKGDEAAFTAIKMAHFLHTA encoded by the coding sequence ATGGCATCACAATTAAAAAATCTATCTGACTTTTCTCATACTACTGTTCCTGATGGCGCAGCTTATAAAATCGCTATTGCAGTTGCTGAATGGAATGCAGAAGTAACTGGCAGCTTGTATAAAGGTGCTTTAGAAACACTTTTAAAACATGGCGTTAAAGAAGAGAATATTATTTCTTTAGCTGTTCCGGGAAGTTTTGAATTGACTGGCGCAGCAGAGATCCTGTTGAAGAAACATGCAGATCTTGATGCAGTAATCTGCCTTGGCTGTGTAATACAGGGAGAGACCAGACATTTTGATTTCATCTGTGATGCGATAGGTAACGGGATCACTCAGGTAGGGATTAAATATAGTAAACCAGTTATTTTTGGTGTATTGACAACCAATGATTTACAACAAGCTTTAGACAGATCTGGTGGCAAGCACGGTAACAAAGGTGATGAGGCTGCTTTCACAGCAATAAAAATGGCTCATTTCTTGCATACAGCATAA
- a CDS encoding asparaginase produces MTKILIIYTGGTIGMVNNPLTGSLIPFDFEQIQQNVPELARLNYHLSVHSFDPILDSSNMDPIIWAELARIIEDTYADYDGFVVLHGSDTMAYTASALSFMLKNLSKPVVLTGSQLPIGEIRTDAKENLITALEIVATKNNGVAMVPEVCIYFDYQLFRGNRSIKYNSEKFEAFQSPNYHILAEAGVSLSFYTNYIHDLPQEPLVVQSNFNANIGVLKLYPGITPQAVQAITTSSVDAIVLETFGSGNTTTAQWFIDSLQAAIDQGKLIVDISQCQGGSVELGKYETSKKLQQMGIISGFDMTFEATVTKLMYLMGQNLTNTEIASLMEQSLRGELTA; encoded by the coding sequence ATGACAAAAATTCTCATTATCTATACAGGTGGAACTATCGGTATGGTCAACAACCCGCTGACGGGTTCATTAATTCCTTTTGACTTCGAACAAATCCAGCAGAATGTACCTGAACTGGCCCGTTTGAACTATCATTTGTCGGTACACTCTTTTGATCCCATTCTGGATTCTTCCAATATGGACCCTATTATCTGGGCGGAGCTGGCAAGGATTATTGAAGATACCTATGCGGATTATGATGGATTTGTTGTATTGCATGGCTCTGATACGATGGCTTACACGGCCTCTGCACTGAGCTTTATGCTGAAAAACCTGTCGAAACCAGTCGTGCTGACCGGTTCGCAGCTGCCTATTGGAGAAATCCGGACAGATGCCAAGGAAAACCTGATCACTGCTCTTGAAATTGTCGCCACTAAAAATAACGGGGTAGCAATGGTACCTGAAGTTTGTATTTATTTCGATTACCAATTGTTCCGCGGAAATCGTTCCATCAAATATAATTCAGAGAAATTCGAAGCTTTTCAGTCTCCAAACTATCACATTCTGGCAGAAGCAGGAGTGAGCCTTTCTTTTTATACGAATTATATTCATGATCTTCCACAAGAACCATTAGTGGTGCAGTCAAATTTCAATGCCAATATCGGGGTGCTGAAATTATATCCTGGCATTACCCCGCAAGCTGTTCAGGCGATTACGACATCTTCAGTAGATGCGATCGTGCTGGAAACCTTCGGATCTGGTAATACAACAACCGCACAATGGTTTATTGATAGTTTGCAAGCTGCCATAGACCAAGGTAAACTGATTGTTGATATCTCACAATGTCAGGGTGGGTCAGTGGAGCTTGGAAAGTATGAAACCAGTAAAAAACTACAGCAAATGGGTATTATCAGCGGTTTTGATATGACATTTGAGGCGACCGTAACCAAACTAATGTACTTGATGGGTCAAAATCTTACAAATACTGAAATTGCAAGCCTAATGGAGCAATCTTTGCGCGGTGAGTTAACAGCATAA
- a CDS encoding FKBP-type peptidyl-prolyl cis-trans isomerase: MKKLIITLLIPFCGYAVTAQTKRKPATKKAPVKSAVAPAKMISLADSASYAFGISMGSGLKTNGLKTLNYDLLIKGLKAAFQGQTPLLNEQASQKAIGDLFKIITMEKYAPQIAKEKSFLEGNLKQINVRNTPSGLQYIVITPGEGPKPTATDNVLVNYKGTLLDGKQFDSSYDRKEPLSIAVNRVIPGWTEGLQLMSPGAKYKFFIPYNLAYGERAMGKDIPAYSMLIFEVELLKINGK, encoded by the coding sequence ATGAAGAAATTAATCATTACCCTTTTGATTCCTTTTTGCGGTTATGCGGTAACTGCACAAACTAAACGTAAACCTGCAACTAAAAAAGCACCTGTAAAATCAGCTGTTGCTCCAGCAAAAATGATCAGCCTTGCAGATTCAGCAAGTTATGCCTTCGGTATTTCTATGGGTTCCGGCTTAAAAACGAATGGTCTTAAAACATTAAACTACGATTTACTGATTAAAGGCTTGAAAGCTGCTTTTCAGGGACAAACACCCTTATTAAACGAGCAGGCTTCTCAAAAAGCAATTGGAGACCTTTTTAAAATAATTACTATGGAAAAATATGCACCGCAGATAGCCAAAGAAAAAAGCTTTCTGGAAGGCAATCTGAAACAAATCAATGTTAGAAATACGCCAAGTGGCTTACAATATATTGTAATCACACCTGGAGAAGGGCCAAAACCAACCGCTACAGACAATGTACTGGTCAACTATAAAGGTACTTTACTAGACGGTAAACAATTTGACAGTTCTTATGATAGAAAAGAACCGCTTTCGATTGCAGTCAACAGAGTAATTCCAGGATGGACAGAAGGTTTACAATTGATGTCTCCGGGTGCGAAGTATAAATTCTTCATCCCTTACAACTTAGCTTACGGTGAACGTGCGATGGGAAAAGACATTCCTGCCTACAGTATGCTGATTTTTGAAGTTGAATTATTAAAAATAAACGGTAAATAA
- a CDS encoding OsmC family protein — MATSKITYNGGLRTTSVHLRSGNEIITDAPVDNKGKGEAFSPTDLLATSLGNCMITIVGIAAAEHGFNIDGATCEITKIMAEGPRRVAEIIAVLQFPANNYSDKDKKIIERSANTCPVFYSLHPDLKKTISFNY, encoded by the coding sequence ATGGCAACTTCAAAAATAACTTATAACGGAGGATTGAGAACTACCTCTGTTCACTTACGTTCGGGCAATGAAATCATTACTGATGCACCTGTAGACAATAAAGGTAAAGGAGAGGCGTTTTCACCGACAGACCTGCTAGCTACCTCATTGGGAAACTGTATGATCACTATTGTTGGGATTGCAGCAGCAGAACATGGCTTTAATATTGACGGAGCTACCTGCGAAATCACGAAAATTATGGCAGAAGGCCCTAGAAGAGTAGCTGAAATTATAGCTGTCCTCCAGTTCCCTGCAAATAACTATTCTGATAAAGACAAAAAGATTATTGAAAGGTCTGCAAATACCTGTCCGGTATTTTACAGCCTTCACCCTGACTTAAAGAAAACTATTTCTTTTAATTATTAA
- the recF gene encoding DNA replication/repair protein RecF (All proteins in this family for which functions are known are DNA-binding proteins that assist the filamentation of RecA onto DNA for the initiation of recombination or recombinational repair.), with protein MWLKNITLLNFKNYSDADLRFSKTVNAFIGNNGAGKTNLLDAIHYLCLCKSYFNPIDSQQIKTAEELFMIQGDFDRQEKNEKITCGVKKNQKKQFKRNKKEYDKLASHIGLFPLVMISPYDVTIIMDGSEERRKFMDNVISQTDSQYLDELMLYNRHLLNRNALLKQIATTRRYDPALLEIFNEQLIGCGEKIFAKRKQFMVDYIELFNKYYQYLTEDAEQVCLTYQSQLNDTPFETLLLQTVEKDKVLERTTTGIHKDDLIFTILDMPLKKFGSQGQQKSFLIALKLAQYAYVEKYKGFKPLLLLDDIFDKLDERRMHKLMEMVSHHDFGQIFITDTGKERVLNIFDKIKVPVTLFEVINGGIQHA; from the coding sequence ATGTGGTTAAAAAACATTACTCTGCTCAACTTCAAGAATTATTCTGATGCTGATTTACGGTTTTCAAAAACGGTGAACGCATTTATTGGGAATAATGGTGCCGGGAAGACCAATTTACTCGATGCGATCCACTACCTGTGCCTTTGCAAGAGCTATTTCAATCCGATTGATAGTCAGCAGATCAAAACTGCAGAAGAACTTTTTATGATCCAGGGCGATTTCGACCGTCAGGAAAAAAACGAGAAGATCACCTGTGGTGTCAAGAAGAATCAGAAAAAGCAATTTAAGCGGAATAAAAAAGAATACGATAAACTGGCCAGTCATATCGGCCTGTTTCCATTGGTCATGATTTCGCCTTATGATGTCACGATCATTATGGATGGGAGCGAAGAGCGCCGTAAGTTTATGGACAATGTGATCTCTCAGACCGATTCACAATACCTGGACGAACTGATGTTATACAACAGGCATCTGCTTAACAGAAATGCTTTACTAAAGCAGATCGCTACTACACGCCGTTATGACCCAGCTTTGCTTGAAATCTTTAATGAACAGCTGATTGGTTGCGGAGAGAAGATTTTTGCGAAGCGCAAACAATTTATGGTAGATTATATAGAACTGTTTAATAAGTACTATCAATATCTGACAGAAGATGCAGAACAGGTTTGTTTAACTTATCAATCTCAGTTAAATGATACTCCATTTGAAACTTTACTGCTGCAAACTGTAGAAAAAGATAAAGTACTCGAAAGAACAACTACCGGAATCCATAAAGATGATCTGATTTTCACCATCCTTGATATGCCCTTAAAGAAATTTGGCTCACAAGGACAACAGAAATCTTTCCTGATCGCATTAAAACTCGCACAGTATGCTTATGTGGAAAAATATAAAGGCTTCAAACCTTTATTGTTATTAGATGATATTTTTGATAAGCTCGACGAACGCCGGATGCATAAACTGATGGAAATGGTTTCTCACCATGACTTCGGACAGATTTTTATTACCGATACGGGGAAAGAAAGAGTCCTGAATATTTTCGATAAGATCAAAGTTCCCGTAACTTTATTTGAAGTAATAAACGGAGGGATACAACATGCGTAA
- a CDS encoding nucleoside-diphosphate kinase — protein sequence MTTNRTFTMIKPDAVANGHIGAIINDITAAGFKIIALKYTQLTAETAGKFYEVHKDRPFYGDLVSFMSSGPIVAAILEKDNAIEDFRKLIGATNPADAAEGTIRQKYAKSIDANAVHGSDSDENAAIEGDFFFTAAERF from the coding sequence ATGACTACAAACAGAACATTTACAATGATTAAGCCAGATGCAGTTGCAAATGGACATATCGGAGCAATTATCAATGACATTACTGCTGCTGGTTTCAAAATCATTGCTTTAAAATACACTCAATTAACAGCTGAAACTGCTGGTAAATTCTATGAAGTACACAAAGATCGTCCATTTTATGGTGATTTAGTTAGCTTCATGTCTTCAGGACCTATCGTAGCTGCTATTCTTGAAAAAGATAACGCAATTGAAGATTTCAGAAAATTAATCGGTGCTACTAACCCTGCTGATGCAGCAGAAGGTACTATCCGTCAAAAATATGCTAAATCTATCGATGCGAATGCTGTTCACGGATCTGATTCGGATGAGAATGCTGCAATCGAAGGAGATTTCTTCTTCACTGCTGCTGAACGTTTCTAG
- a CDS encoding FKBP-type peptidyl-prolyl cis-trans isomerase, whose translation MKKTLVILFAATLGLAACNNFKKGPGGLMYTIHKTEGKDKIVEGDIIKINAIQKTEKDSVTSSTYDIQQPAVFPVSKKQWAGDISDALMLLAEGDSATFKIDLDSMAKYSNQPKPATQKDKYMVFTVKIEKVMHKAKGEADSTFQKKATEFFQKDFQATVAKHKAAEAGKIKNFIEDNKLKVQTTASGLQYVITAPGDAQRATPTDTLMVNYTGKLLTKKSDGKESVFDTSVEKVAKESGKFNAMAQYGPRPFTIGRAIPGFDEGLKLIGKGGKITLIIPSKLAYGEGGMPQGGITPFSPLAFDVEITDIKKPTGAPAAAAPVMAPAAKK comes from the coding sequence ATGAAAAAAACATTAGTAATTCTTTTTGCCGCTACACTTGGTTTAGCAGCTTGTAACAACTTCAAAAAAGGTCCGGGAGGCCTGATGTACACCATCCACAAGACCGAAGGAAAAGATAAAATCGTTGAAGGTGATATTATCAAAATCAATGCAATTCAGAAAACTGAGAAAGATTCAGTAACCAGCAGTACTTATGATATTCAGCAACCAGCTGTATTCCCTGTATCTAAAAAACAATGGGCAGGAGATATCTCTGACGCTTTAATGTTATTAGCAGAAGGCGATAGTGCTACTTTCAAAATTGACCTGGATTCAATGGCTAAATATTCAAACCAGCCAAAACCAGCCACTCAAAAAGATAAATACATGGTTTTCACTGTGAAGATCGAAAAAGTAATGCATAAAGCTAAAGGTGAAGCTGATTCAACTTTCCAGAAAAAAGCGACTGAGTTTTTCCAGAAAGATTTCCAGGCTACAGTTGCTAAACATAAAGCTGCTGAAGCAGGTAAAATCAAAAACTTTATCGAAGACAATAAATTAAAAGTACAAACTACTGCTTCTGGTTTACAATATGTAATTACAGCTCCTGGTGATGCACAAAGAGCTACACCTACAGATACTTTAATGGTAAATTACACTGGTAAATTACTGACTAAAAAATCTGATGGTAAAGAAAGCGTTTTTGATACAAGTGTCGAAAAAGTAGCTAAAGAATCAGGTAAATTCAATGCAATGGCACAATATGGCCCACGTCCATTTACTATCGGGAGAGCAATTCCAGGATTTGACGAAGGCTTGAAGTTAATTGGTAAAGGTGGAAAGATCACTTTGATCATTCCTTCAAAATTAGCTTACGGTGAAGGTGGAATGCCACAAGGCGGTATTACTCCATTCTCTCCATTGGCTTTTGATGTAGAAATTACTGATATCAAAAAACCTACAGGTGCGCCTGCAGCTGCAGCGCCGGTTATGGCTCCTGCTGCTAAAAAATAA